The following proteins are encoded in a genomic region of Neospora caninum Liverpool complete genome, chromosome XI:
- a CDS encoding putative zinc finger (CCCH type) protein, which translates to MGPPPTAASGAAGGALRQTGTASSGVSQSASSGVPSSANASPSSSATASTSPLIENPASAFPAPYGRPLVDAQTSGVSSAAPAASAANSGALIGALAPPPGRFTGNPPASPGGRQTQQALGGGPVSRGGSSRQRGEDRGARTPSDARALPGSGGNASAGPRSWGPGSLNQPGKGARGDGAQQAVAESQEAPHPRGNGGNAPPFSSTPFSSAPFSSAPPFSGSPASQASGGGRSRPQAGETRGASGGQAPHKWRGGPVAVPGGSSNNGSPATANAQKFYKTKFCPWYPLRRCTHGDQCSWAHSEQELRGFGGARNPRGASPGGSVSGGGGRQEGKGRERNAGSSGDPGTHAIDGSPSGTALGGLGLERSEGGDNGAFGAGQGLGVAVGDRGVEASQGQHHGIGGPRRGNVASGGGLMASEDSAPGPPSDRPTGSEQPHYRGGMAWGGGSRGSTSSGSYHHPPPRSGGAETGGAASGRTSGGMSHYSPHANKETHEHPSDASGGPSRSRGTGGAPGTGDRPSHGLAQDAAGPSVLFQTGGGPPSSGKNAGGGILGGAHSSGVGSGAHAGGAHGVLFHHGGPGGFHGPDKRKLCPYLSRKTGCYKGADCRFAHSEEEALNAAFRHQALIGGLAELSADGLKPGCIHPVGPDVCASVMMQRCDPEGLGRGEGLLLDPAMGFLPAHPKVSENYALLGAMAGYEGVGFLQGDASLPSQGGAARDDGGHGAKENRTPGTGGGAALGGQGDGDQRDVPASGTGGATGVCDTAGASLHAGTGSCASGPGGARGAGASHHHTQGRFTAAPGRRGTGPQGSGRQPDPGSPAGGNGTSPASFGSGHQAPGSHTGAPSREHAPQRSPHPMQNAAAAAIAAARLDASPASMGSYWLQASHAHALPHAAQAGSMASGPATPSGPLSPVCVPFGGAGSASHHALMGPGGPPSAHPGGALLAAGNSRGLYLAPFGGPGSGGSGGLGVVPVVMQFLASTEELNAAAPLFYED; encoded by the coding sequence ATGGGCCCCCCCCCAACAGCTGCCTCTGGCGCGGCCGGGGGTGCACTGCGACAAACGGGCACAGCCTCCTCAGGAGTGTCGCAATCTGCGTCCAGCGGTGTCCCTTCGTCTGCGaacgcttcgccttcctcgtctgctaCCGCTTCGACGTCTCCGCTGATTGAAAACCCCGCGAGCGCCTTCCCAGCGCCGTACGGGCGACCTCTGGTAGACGCTCAGACCTCAGGCGTCTCCAGCGCGGCCCCGGCGGCCTCTGCAGCCAACTCGGGCGCGCTCATCGGTGCACTCGCTCCGCCTCCCGGGAGGTTCACTGGAAAtccgcctgcgtcgccgggcGGCCGTCAGACCCAGCAGGCGCTGGGAGGCGGCCCGGTCAGCCGCGGAGGCTCCAGCAGACagcgcggcgaagacaggGGCGCACGGACCCCATCCGACGCTCGCGCTTTGCCCGGATCGGGCGGGAACGCGTCTGCGGGGCCGCGCAGCTGGGGCCCCGGGAGTCTGAATCAGCCAGGAAAGGGGGCGAGGGGGGATGGCGCCCAGCAGGCCGTGGCTGAGAGCCAGGAAGCGCCGCACCCCAGGGGGAATGGAGGCAACGCTCCTCCGTTCTCCAGCACCCCGTTCTCCAGCGCTCCGTTCTCCAGcgctccgcctttctcgggTTCGCCTGCATCGCAGGCCTCGGGCGGCGGCAGGTCGCGGCCGCAAGCGGGCGAGACTCGCGGGGCCTCTGGAGGACAGGCGCCGCACAAGTGGCGCGGCGGACCCGTCGCCGTTCCCGGGGGCTCGAGCAACAACGGAAGTCCGGCGACCGCGAATGCCCAGAAGTTTTACAAAACAAAGTTCTGTCCTTGGTACCCACTGCGGCGGTGTACCCACGGCGACCAGTGCAGCTGGGCACATTCTGAGCAGGAGCTCCGGGGGTTCGGAGGGGCCAGAAATCCGAGGGGAGCCTCGCCAGGCGGAAGCGTCTCCGGGGGCGGAGGGagacaagaaggaaaggggcGAGAACGGAATGCAGGATCCAGCGGGGATCCCGGCACTCACGCCATCGACGGGTCTCCCAGCGGTACAGCCCTGGGCGGACTCGGCCTCGAGAGATCCGAAGGCGGCGACAACGGAGCGTTTGGAGCCGGGCAGGGACTCGGCGTGGCTGTGGGCGATCGTGGGGTGGAGGCTTCCCAGGGTCAGCATCACGGAATCGGAGGCCCACGGAGGGGAAATGTCGCCTCTGGCGGCGGCCTAATGGCTAGCGAAGATTCGGCGCCTGGGCCCCCCAGTGACAGGCCTACGGGGTCGGAACAACCGCACTACCGTGGCGGCATGGCCTggggaggaggcagccgcggTTCAACGTCCAGCGGTTCTTACCATCACCCCCCTCCGCGTAGTGGAGGAGCCGAGACAGGCGGTGCGGCGAGCGGTAGAACGAGCGGCGGAATGTCTCACTACTCGCCCCATGCCAACAAGGAGACGCATGAGCATCCCTCGGATGCGTCTGGAGGTCCATCACGGAGCAGGGGAACTGGAGGAGCTCCTGGAACAGGAGACCGGCCCAGCCACGGACTCGCGCAAGACGCGGCTGGGCCGTCCGTTCTCTTTCAGACAGGTGGAGGGCCCCCCAGTAGCGGAAAGAATGCAGGTGGAGGCATTCTAGGCGGGGCGCACTCGAGTGGAGTTGGAAGTGGGGCGCACGCGGGAGGCGCTCATGGCGTGCTTTTTCACCACGGAGGGCCGGGAGGGTTTCACGGACCTGACAAGCGCAAGTTGTGTCCGTACTTGTCGCGGAAAACCGGTTGTTACAAAGGTGCCGATTGCCGCTTTGCACAttcggaggaagaagctctGAATGCGGCGTTTCGACACCAAGCGCTCATTGGTGGCCTTGCCGAACTGAGCGCGGATGGTTTGAAGCCTGGATGCATTCACCCTGTCGGGCCAGATGTGTGTGCCTCCGTGATGATGCAGAGATGCGACCCAGAAGGCCTCGGTCGAGGAGAGGGCCTTCTCCTCGATCCAGCAATGGGATTCCTTCCAGCACATCCAAAGGTATCGGAGAACTACGCATTGCTGGGCGCGATGGCGGGGTACGAGGGAGTTGGGTTTCTTCAGGGAGACGCCAGTTTGCCTTCGCAAGGAGGGGCGGCCCGAGACGACGGAGGACACGGCGCGAAAGAGAATCGGACGCCGGGGACAGGTGGAGGCGCGGCTTTGGggggacagggagacggggaCCAAAGGGATGTGCCTGCCAGTGGGACAGGCGGCGCGACAGGCGTTTGCGACACTGCTGGAGCCTCGCTGCACGCAGGAACTGGTTCGTGTGCGTCAGGACCAGGAGGGGCGCGTGGTGCCGGTGCCTCGCACCACCACACTCAGGGGCGTTTCACCGCCGCTCCAGGGCGTCGAGGAACCGGTCCGCAGGGGAGTGGGCGACAGCCTGACCCCGGCAGTCCCGCGGGCGGAAACGGaacgtcgcctgcgtcttttgGGTCGGGACACCAGGCGCCGGGGAGTCACACGGGCGCACCGTCCAGAGAGCATGCGCCGCAGCGGTCGCCTCATCCCATGCAAAATgcggcagcagcggcgaTTGCCGCTGCACGCTTGGACGCGAGTCCGGCCTCGATGGGGTCCTACTGGCTTCAGGCGTCccacgcgcatgcgcttccACACGCAGCCCAAGCTGGCTCCATGGCCTCTGGACCCGCGACGCCGTCGGGGCCTTTAAGCCCCGTGTGTGTCCCCTTTGGGGGCGCGGGATCGGCTTCGCACCACGCGCTAATGGGACCGGGAGGACCGCCGAGCGCGCACCCTGGAGGGGCCCTCCTCGCTGCTGGGAACTCACGTGGACTCTATTTAGCTCCATTCGGCGGGCCGGGTTccggaggcagcggaggacTGGGCGTCGTGCCGGTCGTGATGCAGTTTCTGGCGTCCACGGAAGAGCTCAATGCAGCAGCGCCTTTGTTTTACGAGGACTAA
- a CDS encoding putative peroxidoxin 2, which translates to MLVLGSKFPDIHADASGVPDNKMKLYDFLGDSWGLLMSHPHDFTPVCTTELAQAAKMAPEFAKRNCKLVGFSCDSVTCHKDWAKDIMSVANLAGDLPFPIIADPERKLANDLGIMDPEEKDQAGIPVTCRAAIYIGPDRRVKALILYPVTVGRNFKEVLRVLDGLQLAEKYPVATPEGWFPGDKVMVQPTLSDEEAKAKLPKGFEKTACPSGKNYLRFAPDPSA; encoded by the exons ATGTTGGTTCTCGGCAGCAAGTTCCCGGACATCCACGCGGATGCCTCCGGTGTCCCGGACAACAAAATGAAGCTCTACGACTTCCTCGGCGATTCGTGGGGACTGCTTATGAG TCACCCCCATGATTTCACCCCCGTGTGCACGACGGAACTCGCGCAAGCTGCGAAGATGGCCCCAGAGTTCGCAAAGAGGAACTGCAAGTTGGTCGGGTTCTCCTGCGACAGCGTCACCTGCCACAAG GACTGGGCAAAGGATATCATGAGCGTGGCGAATCTCGCTGGCGATCTCCCCTTCCCCATCATTGCTGATCCGGAGCGCAAGTTGGCGAACGACCTGGGCATCATGGATCCTGAAGAAAAGGACCAAGCGGGCATTCCCGTGACATGTCGCGCAGCCATCTACATCGGGCCTGACCGCCGTGTAAAGGCGCTCATCCTCTACCCCGTGACTGTGGGCAGAAACTTCAAAGAGGTTCTCAGGGTGCTCGACGGCCTGCAG CTGGCTGAGAAGTACCCCGTCGCAACCCCTGAAGGGTGGTTCCCCGGCGACAAAGTTATGGTGCAACCGACTCTTTccgacgaggaggcaaagGCAAAGCTGCCCAAAGGCTTCGAGAAGACGGCATGCCCCTCCGGGAAAAATTACCTGCGATTCGCTCCAGATCCTTCGGCTTAG